CATCAAATCCCCATTACTAGTAATTTTGTCTCAGTTGTATCTTGAGTTAGTGTCTGCAGAAAGCTTCATCAGTCTCCAAAACATTGTCAAATTTTAtttgagaataaaaacaactggTGCCGTAGTAAGGACTAACTTTTCAGTGAAGTGAGagactaaaaaaacaaacaacaaaatggcaACAAAGGGATTCAGACTAGATTcttcatttcaaatgttttatatgttatAGGGCTATACAAACGTGTCAGTCCATGTCAGAGTTCTCCCTTGCtgcagttcattttttaaatactggcaaatgtaatatttacactTCTGCAGTGAGGTAAGCTggggagacagaggacagaccTCTTTGCTCTGTTTATATTATAATGTGGATGTTAGTGGAGAGGTGAGGCGGGCAAGATGAAGTTAGGCGTGCTTCAACACCGTCTACAACATTCAGTCCATATACTGTGCAGTCAgttgattatatatatatatatatatatatatatatatatatatatatatatatatatatatatatatatatatatatatatatatatataagcatTAGCGTCTGACTGCTATAGAAAGTTTGTCTAAATATCCATTATCAGGAACGATAGATGTCTTGTTATTAAATATCTACCAAAAATATTTCTTAcagataaaatgtgacaaacagcGAATGTATACAGCGTATTTACTACACATTTATTAAAGTTCATTGTCACCAGCGATAAAATCAAACTATCTTTACTCACACTAAATGATTTCTAAACACTTCTGACTGTGAAGGCCAAGTCTGGATTGAAATATTACAGCAATTATGTATGAACACCAGATTTTATCACACCATGAGGGAAATGGTGGCACTGACAGCAGGGACAAAGTGGGCCGGTAAGAGGAGGGTTAGTGGTGGCCATTCCTTACCCGGTCCATGATGTCCAGCTCACAGCGGAGTCTCTGGATGGCACTGCCGATCTTCAGCAGCTGGAGCCGCAGAGCGTCGTCTATGGGCAGACAGGCCGCCACTCTGTAGGAGAAGTCTGACAGAAACCAGACAGAAGGGAAAGAAAGCgatgaaaggaaggaaggaaagaaagtaCAAAGAACAGACAAACGTACGTGCGCATGGGTGTACGCGTCTGCAATCCATCTGTAATACACTGAACAGAGGCTGACCTACGGCATTCGTAGGCAGAGAGTCATCCTTCAGATTCTCGTCCCATTCATGGAGctgtttcttcactctgttcATGAGCGACTCCTGTGAGGAGTAACGCAGGAAGAGACAGGTTGGTTTACATTTGCTCCAATGTGATGTTTATGTAAGGGGCAAATTCCAAGTACAGAGCTGTAGTACTCACAGAGTCGTAGAGTGCATAGACCCAGGGCGGCCACGGAGTCAGACTGGCACAGTGAAACTTCCTCTGTGATGAACAACAGATGCACCATTAATGAATTAAATCTACATGTAATGATGACTGTAGTACCCCAACAGCCACAGAgtttctcttcccttctctcaTTACTATTACTGACTGACaacatggccaaaagtatgtagACAGTCAAAAGTTACACTCATACATGACAATGCACCAAGTTCCATGGTAAAAAGGGTCTTTTCTGATGCTGCCACAAAGTCACAGAGactcattgtttcatttctaaATGGCATATCTGATGTTGTACTGTGTCTGGACATTTGAGCAATTTCAAATTTCCATTTCCCTTTGATGAACAATAAAGTTTTCCTGATTCTGTTTTCGTTCTAAAGCACGAGATGTTGCAtgcaagtgtttgtgtgtcagaccTGTTGGTAGTTATTCCACCAGCACTGGGCCTGTTTGCAGCTCTGAGTCGGGGGTTTGGAGGAGGCGTGCACATGGAGCCTGGAGAGCGGTGTTAGCTGCACGGCGGAGAGGGGATCTGGAAGGATTCTTTCTGGGAGGATCTGTACTTTGGCTTGTCTGATCCTGAGGACAGAAATAACAGGAGACAATGACAGAGGTCGTGGAACAAAAGACAGGTGGGTAGGAAAATGTGAAGCAGATGaataacagattaaataaatggtGTGCTAGCTGAATGTCATAAGGTGTATGACAGGATGTTTGTAAGTCTGTGATGATCATTAAAAGGTGCTGtctgtacattttctctgtcaGCAATAAGATATATTCCTTTAACTTCTCAACAGAGACGAACTCGGTGACCTTCCtgcatcacaaacaaacattcacatCAAAACCATTTAAGCAATAACAAACGTAAATTTTATAGCTGTAACATCAGAGCATACACCAAAAATGGTATTACAGTTCAATCCTGCCAAAAGACgatattaaatgtttaatttcaatcaatcaattacgCACAAACTGTTAACATAACGTGATGGCAGTGGCACTAgatttgtaaatgtttgtttccGTGGCACGTTCAGTGACCAAAACTACCAGCTTGaaaattcagaaaatgtaaatatcacCTCAGATGGCACAATGGCGGATCCCATCTAAGTGAGTGATAACTTCAATTCTATGCTTTCTGGGTCATTTGCAGTACAACAAGAGGTCAACAGGATTATGGTAACCAATTTATATGCATTATACAACAGCAACTACAGAAGGAGGGACATGTGTCTTTATGAAGAGTCAGTTTTATGGACAGTAAACCTCCATGATTTCCTGAACGGTGGAGGATGTACGTAGATATGATCTGTAGAATGACCGCCACAGTTAAATAGGCAGCTTTTCTCCATAGATGCTTCCGCTGTTTATTGTTACCTCGAACAAGAAAAGGCACAAAGACTGGGCtattttaaataattgattaacctgctgatttttttcaagactaAGCAACAAGTTGTTTGGtcaattaatgtaaaaaaaaagtgacaaatgtCCATCCCAGTTTATTAAAGTCCAAGGTGATGTcttgaaatgtcttgttttgtctagaGTTGTTCAAATGCTGATGCCAGTATCAGAAAGGCCTCCGATACAGCCTGAAATGCTGGAATCGCTATCAGCGAGTACACGAGTCTATTCACCGATCAGATACCAcgtaatttatttattagaaacgGGACCCTGCTGCTTCCCAGGAACGCCCTGTACACCTGCTTTTTACTGCACAAGTCGGCATGTTTCCATTTACTGCAATCCAGTTGTTTAACTTCAAGCACATTCATAACATAGCATCCATACAGTTATCTTAACCCACTGGTATTGGCCGAGACACAAAGTTCAGGTATTTGAATTGTTGCCGGAAAAAATTAACTGAATCGGAACATTTGTCATTCCAAGCTAGGGATAGACAGATTATCCATCTGGACCATGTGTCAggttgccaataaaataaattgatttaaaaatgcactttggCTCTACTGCAGCGTCctctctgtggtctcactcaatgtcccgcTTACAACACTAactgattggttacacgtcacaaGTAATAAccaatcaacactgaataatctgaatctgcacaGGAACTAGTAactcaagttatcaaataaatgtagagtcGTGGAAGTATACCggagcagaaaacagaaatactcaattaaaatgcatcaaaattGCACTAGAGTTCAGTATTTGTATCGCTGAAACCAATTTTAACagtaagatttttattttttactgcaaatgtgtaTCGCTTCCTCCTTGATTATTAATAATCTGTTGGTTGATTCCTTAAACTCAAAACTATTCAGTTTATCAAACAAAGAAACGCAGGGGGAATCCTCATATTTAAGagactgaaaacagcattttctgcCATTTGTTAATAACATCCATAAGTCGACTAAGTGTTGCGGCTCTAGTGATGATTAAAAGAAGAACGTAAGCCTCTCAAGAATAAAACTAGAACACAGCCTTAACGAACTCTTTAAAGAACAAGTCATAACCAATAAAATCCTGTATTAAAAAACCTGAATGTGTAAGTTTACAGTAGCAGCTCCTCTCCACAAACACAATTAATGGAGGCTGACTGACGTTTTCAGGTGACTTCTTGAATATTACAGTGAATAGAGATAGACTGCCATCTAGCTGTGAACTATGGGAGCACATATAAAACCCCACCCAGAGCATATTGTATAATCAGCCGCAATAAATGACTGGTCAAAAACTGATACGTGACGTGATGTCGTCTCCTTCGAGTAAAGAGGCATCACATTACATATGTATGTAAAGAAGTGAGGCTTCaaagtttgatttattgtttataaCAACTGAGAGCATCTGATGAAGTCTaagattttcacttttttcatgcTTCCAGTAAAGAgctaagaaaataaaaatgaacgtAGAGGCTGATCTGCAGTCCTCGTCTAGAGTGCTGCTGGTTTTTCTATCCTATCAGGTGGTTACTAACAGATACTGTTTGAATTAGACTTTGGCAAGATGATTACAATGAAAATATTGCAGGGCTCTGATTCCTGCAGACAACCACTTACTTACTCCAAGTGAGAACCACAGCACAATGTTTATGCCATTATTATTCCTAGAGTGCAGCTCCAGCTCAAACGTGTGGATGCATTTAGCTGTAACCTTTGGTTTAATGGTTTATGGGGCAATTCAACTCACCCGTCTGCTTGAGTTCTTATCTCATGGACCTTGAATCTCTGCCTCCCCACAGCTTTCACTTTGACAGTCTCAATGCCATattcctgctcctctctgtatGCGTATATCTCAGCTGTTGTCCCAAACTCTGCCTCCGGCTCTCCTGCATCACTGCAGAGACAGATGTCAAATAAAACCAGTAAATTAAACTCCTCAAATAATACATTATGTTCCAGCCATTTAGGATTTTCTATACTGTTTGTGGGACaagacacagaaaaataatgataaGGACAAAAATAGAAGCAGAAGAGGCACAGAAATCCTGccatttagtttttaaatgggtcaagctccaaaaatagTTAATCCtgcatttcccataatgcaacttgatATAATCTtcttattaaacatttttttatattatatatagtacttttttactgtttctatatttgcccttgtattttgactgtatttgtatttgaatttacccgctgctatgataacctaatttcccttCGGGGAtgaataaagttatctatctatctattaaAAGACTGCTAAATGCCCAGATCTCTCAATCTTTCTGTCATAAATTGGATATCACTGAGCTAAAGCTAAGATAAGCATCATAATATCATCAGGGTTATATTCTCAGACTCAAGAGTCACAGGAAACATTACAAAAGAGTTGTTATAGGCTAAAATTGCACTCCATGTGTGGAGTGCCCTTTTAACTGAGATGCAGAGCCAAAGAGATGCCTTCTCCATGTATGAGCTCTGTCCAGTCTGTGGTGATTACCTGTGGATACAAAGTCATTTCTTACCTGTGTGCGAGCACAGCAAAGGTGCGGTCTCTCTGGATGACGCTCCTCATCATGCTGACCTCCTGCGGCCTGAACAGCTGCAGAGGCAGCGTCTGACCGGGCACCAGCATCACAGCCGTGTGTGGCAGCACAGGGATGGTCTGGCAGCTGTCGTCATCGTGGACTGTACGGCCATGAAACTCCTCCATGTCTGAACCCAGGTACTGTCAGTACAGGGGTCAGAGTCACAACAAGACCAGAAGAGCTGCAGGACACTGACCATGCAGCTCTCTGAAAACACTGGGAAGGTGAAGCTGTATGGTAGAAAACATGCACAGAGACATAATGTGAAGGAAGAGAGTTGTGGCATTACTCACAGCGTGTGATGTGGGCAGACTGGGGTCAAAGGTGATGATGTTGGGCTTCTCTGCGTCCTCACTGTCTCGGTCCTCCGTCTCCAtgtcatcttcctcctcctcttcctcattgtCTGTCATGGCACATCAAGCATTAAGGCTCACAGTGAGGCTAGTTAGCGCTTTTGGACACTCCTAATCAAACTACAGCTGCAACTTCATCATCTCAATAAGTCACTCTGATggtaaagggaaaaaaaatgaaaggaaagtgAAAGCAGAGGTTGAGAAAATGTCCCAGTCAGGATGTGATCTCTGACAGTGGCCTGTTGTGAAGaaatgttagctagctgttagcaggGTGAAGAGAGACACGCTGCTCTGGTGAAACAGCGAGCAGTGATTCAGTAGATTTAACTGTTACCTGGTAAAAGCTGTAGCTGGTTCCCCATGTTGTCGTTAATGTTGTCTTCACCTCCACCCCTCTCGTCAGCCATATCCTTGTGTTTACAATACTAACTCTTCTTCTACGGCGTCTTCACTGTGCAGCAGCACCGCGGATCCCGAGCGCCCCCTGGCGACGACTCACGACTAGACGTGAGTTCATAATAATCCTAACGAGATGTCTCGGGTCCCCATAACTTTTTCTCTCATGCCCCACTTTAAAGGCCCCCATTTTTAGATTGTGTAATTTAAAACATGTCTCTAATATCTGAGCATGTTAAGTATAAGTTGTATGACAAAGTCACTGACACACCTGTTGGATTGTGGATCCTTgtgctttaaattattattactgtcaataaaactgcaccttatgttccacttacctttACTCCTCAATACCTcggcattttattttatttacctcagtattttgttttataactacttaagcattttactgtatatagtactttattgtttattattgtttctgtatttgcccttgtattttgattgatttgtacttgaatgtacccgctgctatgataacctaatttcccctcagggattaataaagctacctatctatctatctatctatctatctatctatcataaGGTAATCAAAGGTGGAAAAtatctaagtacatttacttacgTAAATACACAGATTCTCCTTTTCCAAAAACTTGGTGCATATCgatgcatcagtattaacaaTCTAATAATATATTACAACATAGCAGTCAAATGGACCGTTTTATTGTGAAAGCAGTATGTTTACTtggcaaatacatttttctaatATAATTTTGTATGTAGTTAAACTCATGGGATTGTGAATGCAGggcttttttttcataaatgtatTGGTACCACTTCTTTATAAGACATACTGTCAGTAACAGCTGCATGCTGTTGGTGTCCACCAGTGCTGGTGCTAAAATAGAATATGTCCCAATTTACTCAGACAAGGTTAAAGCAGTAGTTTGGATTTGGTTTGGACTCCATAAGTTGACAGATACTATTGATTGAAATTAAGCAATGTAAACTGGAATTGACAAATGATGGTCAAGTTTAAGAAAACCTTCTGCTTCTACAACCAAAATTGAACGAGGAAGTCCTTGTTTGAGCTTGAATGTGCTCGCTTTTGTCTCTTAGCAATTGTGCATCTCTGGTGAGCAGCGATGAGAGATTGTGgccttaaaacacatttatgttgGGAGTCAATGCTGATCTTTTCTCCACACAGACTTGAGGCTTTGCTACTCTTTGAGGAATATGCTTAAACACCATCTTTGTGCCAGTGCACAAGATGAACCTGCTGTCAAAATGTAGGGAAGGCTGAAGTTGCTCTTCATCCTGAACAGCTTGTTAGGACTTGAGGTTATCCTGAGCAgattttacagtatgtgcttgTGACCTGCAATATCACATTAAATGTTTGTCTCAGGTAAATAGTTTAACAATGTGCTGTCTAATTATGTGGTGCTGCCATCAGACACCTGAGTGATGAACTTCAGTCTTTCCCCTGGATGGTCatttgaaaaggaaaacaagctGTTTTGTCTCACTTTAAATTTTTTCATATACTTAGTGAATAGTGAGGATATCTTCCCTTTAGATCTAGTCTGATTTTAGAAGCAGGGGTCATAAATATTTGGCTGCAAATACACTTAGTGCAGAGTAATTTTATGCATCCATTTTATAGAGTTCATATTTGGTTCTTACTCCTGTGCAGACTGAGATAGAGATATACAAAATTAATTCAGACAAGCAAATGTATAAACACCCACAGATTAATACTGCGTAAtaagttgaaaaatgtaatgaagaGGCTCAAACTTGTGGTAAACTTTAACAGTGTTCATTTATTGTTCAATACACCATGTGACAGTTGTTGTGAACGTATGTAATATGGTCCATGAACGAAGCAGCTGTAGCTCTGATGTTGAGAGATCTGTCCAGCGTTGTTGCCATCATCCAATGAGACAATTACAGTTGGATCCATGAGATGTGCAGTCATCTGAACTCAGGTTTTGAGGCCTTTATCGCACCGATTGAGGCTCCACAATCCACTTCAGCCACCTGCAGTCATCTGGAGAAGCGCCGACGGGATCACAGCTGGCGTGGATGAGGGCTTACTTTGACCTCTGCCTCATCTTTCTCCTTTTACGCTTCAGCCtgttcaaaaaagaaaaaaaaaaaagttaggaaAACAGGAGTTTTCTGCTCAATGTCCATTTATTAGGAAGCGATGACTGAACCCTGAAATCATTCACTTAGTCGCTTGTTTCACATGTATAGTTTTGCCTAGAGAGCACTCAACCTGCCTTTTCACTCACAGTTCAAGACTATCGTCACATTTGACCTCCCAACTTGTCACCTTTAAATGTTACTAGTATTTGGAGTTAGGACATTAGTTTGTCGTTATGCAGTCAAGCTGCGAGAACACACCCAAAGCAACTGTAGTTTTGACAGTTGCCTCAAAAGTGACCGTTTCATTTCACAGCCATGTTGGGAAAGAGTGAAGTGGTTTTCAAAATCATTCCATTCATAATACTGTAACTGGTGTTCACAAGATACTATTCAAATATTTGGCACATGGTACATTAAGATGCAAAGGCCACATGCATATTTGAGAAATAGGGTCCAGTCCTGCCTACAGAACTAAaattaaccaattaaaaaaaacaaattccaaACTCTTAAAAATGGCATCAAAATCAAACACCACTAGACTGCAGACACATGTTTAATGTACATAATGCTGCTGATACCGGCtataaaaacatgaaagcaATGTTTCAGTAAGAAACTGCTCTTATTGGTTGTGGCAGAAATTCCAACATGCAGAAAGATAATGTGTGATCAACCATGTTGCTGTACACACTTTTTGACCATGTATCAAAATCCTCAGATAGTATCTGACCGCTAGTAATTTGTACAGAGTAAAGTGGATTATTGTTGCTTACCTGCGCATACGCTTCTTCCTCCACtagaaaacaagagagagagtTATGAATAtacagtgactgcagttcagtATGCCATGTGTGCCCTCCCATTTATTGACCAAGTGACAGACCACATGCATATTATGGAGCAGAAATACTACTAGGAATTCACATTTAAAGCTACACTGGCATTGAAAACATCAGTTATGTTGGTAACTACCAGAAGTGGGCTTTCTACCAAATAAGCCCATCTACCTTAGTTAGCTGGTTTCCcattgctaacattagcatgcaccAAAGCGGGCCTTATGCACCACTAGCATTTATACTACTCGCACACCtggttttgttcattttgaatTTGCATTGTTAAAATGACTTGAtaaacagaagacagaaaaacattttacaccAACACGCATGTGAAACAGCACAGGAGGCGTTGTTCAGATGTTAGCTAGCAGCATTGACCAGAACAGGAAGAGGatgtaaaacactgaaatactgaCACTGGCTGATTAACTTACCTTGGCTCTCATCGTGTGGGGAAGAGTCtgtgaaaaaggaaacaaataaaattattagTGACTGCGGATGATTTGTAAATCTTAAAGATTAGTTTGGATTCAGTTAGCAGAGAAGCGATGTTGCATACCCCAAAGCGAGAAGAGCAACGAAAGAGGATGTGACGAAGAAAGAGGGCGCTACTTATACCCGCGGTTGCGTCATTTTTAAGCGCCAACTGCGTTTGCTTAACTCACTGGGAATTGTAGTCTAAATGGTCAAATCTGTCTCAGTTTAATGTGATATCCACTTTTCCAACACGATATAACCTTCTAAGACTGAGCCCAGGTTTAAGGACCTTTAACAAAAGCTCTTGCATTATCCTGGAAATAAGTAGACTTGATGTTTTGCTCATAAAGGCGGGATTTTTCACCTTACATGTACATAACTGAATTAAGTGACGTTGTTAGGAAGAAATTGTGTAAGCTAACGAGTAGACGCTGGCTGGCTGAACAAACCCAAACCCAGTTATCATTCAGGGTTTTTTGCAGTACCTTATAATGGAGGCAGGCCATCAATGGTTAGATGCTCAGGGCAAAAATGAGCTTTTTTCGTTGGCATTGCTTTTTTTCCCGTTTCAGAATATGCACCTTGTAAGCAAATATGAGTTGATATAATGTCGGTCTGACACAAACAGATTGGGATCTTGGGGATTTGGAGGCCACCTCTGCCAACACCATGAAAACGTGATACACCttgaatgaatatgaatataaacatgACTGTAACTTGACTTggaaaaagcatttttctttatcATCGTGTGTGCTTTTACAAAGCAAAGTATTAAAGTATACATTTAAGATTAAAACCAGAAAAATTGGATAAAATAATATCTAGGAGAATTTAAATAACCCTAGTTGGATAAAAGCCAGTTTAGAAAGGTATGGTTTTagctgacatttaaaacaaaatacagagtaaaaataaaaataaaataaaataaaaatactacGGATTTTGAAAGGTAATTTATTCCACAGTTTAGGTGCTATGATCACTCTAGTTTCTTTTTATGCAgcaaatactgtacattgaaAAAGAGTTAACAATTGTTTTATCTTCATCTACAAACTAAATTGTGCATCAGACAACAGCAATTCTCTAattgtagaaaaaaataatgaacactGCATTGTTTTTTACGGAAAcactaaagggccatgcattcatacattttatttcctccgttttcccgtgataacgagttaatttcatttgttttctcgagatctcgagttattatctcgaaataacaactgccattttcccgagataacgggataatgatataattaatttgagatctggctgaaatagcattatgccttgctattacagataatatacacattagtgtgcgtaatctaaaaagacggttagcaaggcttcagctatgTCAGaggcgcaatctaagtgagcctgatgtcgtcgttaactacatagctgaccagctacgaggtcccgggcgtctctataatctcaggcctatcatatcacagtcattatctcgagatctcgtattaattatatcgttatctcgggaaaacaaagtttcgttatctcgagatctcaagaaaattatcccgttatctcgggaaaacggcagttgttatttcgagataataactcgagatctcgagaaaacaaatgaaattaactcgttatcacgggaaaacggaggaaataaaatgtatgaatgcatggccctttagggcttccgtacaacTGTGTATTGGTTTAGGATCTTCAACATGGACAGCAACAGAAAGAAGGTCATGTTCAAGTGGCGACAAACTGAAGTCACCTCACCTGTACATCTTCAGGGGAGAGATGCTGGCTCACGCTTCTAAAATATTGTCTTGCAGATAATTTTCCTATAGGTTAGGATGTATAACACTGTGACTGAGGAGtgtatgcttttgtttttcctatTTTATAATTCTCTGCCTCTTTTGTTATTCTGTCATCTGCTAAATTCATACTCCTGCTACTGTATTTCAAAGTCTTTAATTGTCTAtttgtgtaataaataaataggatAAGATATATTTCTTACTGAAAGGTGCTGTGGATCGCattattttagttatttgttCAGTCTATATGTACTAGTTAATAATAAACATgaagtcacaaaacaaaaatcatgaAATTGAGACCTCATTTCTCACACTACAATTATATTAATGGAAGACTACAATATTATAAGAAAAATATTGACGCCCAACAGCATCTGTTATGACCACATACGCAGATACTATTACAATTGTACAGTTGTATGCATGCATTGTATTTAATGAATGGAACCGCTGATTTATGATTTAGGAATGAACATTTAGTGCTGTCAAGCACAATAAGTTGCATTTAACTTCCAACACTCAGATAATTATTAGATATACACTATAGTTTGACATGCAAGGAtcttctcatgttttttttttaacctcctttttgaatttctttttttttttatctttatcatATGGACTAAAATGTCTGATATAAAGCAAATTGATTACATTTGACAACATATAACTGAGCAgcattcaacatttttaaaccgATGTCATTACTTGTAATTATGTCAATGCGGATAAACTGTTTCATCTGGAATACATCAAGCTCAGCACACGCTGAATAACTTGACATAATTAACACTTGTACAAACCCAGACTGTATAAGcttacagacaaacacaaagtcacATGTCAAATTGTGAAATTATAACCAGCCCCAGTTTAGCACAGCAGGGCTACTGTTGCCAAATGGTTGCTAAGCGACAAAGTAACACAACCCATCTCTGTGTGCGAGAGTGGCGGCGAGCCTGGTGCACTAAATTTCTGGAACATGCAGGcaggggagaagaaaaaaacatgggaCGCGAGTCGTTTCAGGCCAGAGCAGTAAGTACTGTCAGGAGCTTTCTGTGTGTCTCACGCATGCACAGTATTTGTTTTGCAGCTGGGATCCAGTGCGTGCTTGATGTGGAAGAGATGTTACTAGCTAATATTCATGATCCTTCAATTTTCTTCACCAGCATGACATTTTGGTCCAGGAGTGACCCAGTCACGTTTCCACATCTCCAGACAGACCACTGgagcaaaatgaaaacaatggtgaaatgaaatcaaacaaaacctTCT
This Pagrus major chromosome 6, Pma_NU_1.0 DNA region includes the following protein-coding sequences:
- the crbn gene encoding protein cereblon, whose product is MADERGGGEDNINDNMGNQLQLLPDNEEEEEEDDMETEDRDSEDAEKPNIITFDPSLPTSHAYLGSDMEEFHGRTVHDDDSCQTIPVLPHTAVMLVPGQTLPLQLFRPQEVSMMRSVIQRDRTFAVLAHSDAGEPEAEFGTTAEIYAYREEQEYGIETVKVKAVGRQRFKVHEIRTQADGIRQAKVQILPERILPDPLSAVQLTPLSRLHVHASSKPPTQSCKQAQCWWNNYQQRKFHCASLTPWPPWVYALYDSESLMNRVKKQLHEWDENLKDDSLPTNAVDFSYRVAACLPIDDALRLQLLKIGSAIQRLRCELDIMDRCTSLCCKQCQDTEITTKNEIFSLSLYGPMAAYVNPHGYVHETLTVYKANNLNLVGRPSTLHSWFPGYAWTIAQCRTCGSHMGWKFTATKKDLSPPRFWGLTRSAMLPRIPQGEGEEARGGSRLFCL